One part of the Anaeromyxobacter sp. Fw109-5 genome encodes these proteins:
- a CDS encoding mucoidy inhibitor MuiA family protein translates to MRTLALVILSIPALAAAAPALRPPSRIDAVTVYRQSARVTRVAKVELPDGPTRVVLEGLPDELDDDSIRVEGKGAAKARVFGVGVERMTAKEAVTAEARAVEERIERLQDEDRALEDAARAAQARAKFVESLRSTYSEERAKNLAVRGVSVREWAELAGHVERELADAAAAVRKAEVGRRELARRIAQARADLEKVQAKRGRTTKAISVEVEAERGGALELAVSYAVASAGWSPLWDARLAPERATMELIFLGSVWQRTGEDWADVTLAVSTAQPGRGLYVPELEPVYLTEQRGVRHYEDARKSMASAPAAALGALVQERDEVAAEELHDVQLAAATVEHGLLSATFTAPRREAVDGAGQARRIALQRFPLKAELVRVAAPRREAATFLTAKAVNDTGFPLLPGVAGVYVGDEFVGRAPVALTPPGGELELAFGVDDRIEVERRVLERKRLTAGLVSKDDVYRYRVRIEVKNRYATQAAVKLVDLVPVSRDEKIKVAVLDGTTAATKEDPERPGVRIHELALAANEAKVVELRYEVRYPRGLAIAGLE, encoded by the coding sequence ATGCGCACGCTTGCCCTCGTCATCCTTTCCATCCCCGCCCTCGCCGCCGCGGCACCCGCCCTGAGACCCCCGTCCCGCATCGACGCGGTCACGGTCTACCGGCAGTCCGCGCGCGTGACGCGCGTCGCCAAGGTGGAGCTGCCGGACGGCCCGACCCGGGTGGTGCTGGAGGGGCTCCCCGACGAGCTCGACGACGACTCCATCCGCGTGGAAGGGAAGGGCGCCGCGAAGGCGCGCGTGTTCGGCGTGGGCGTCGAGCGCATGACGGCGAAGGAGGCGGTCACGGCGGAGGCGCGCGCGGTCGAGGAGCGCATCGAGCGGCTCCAGGACGAGGACCGCGCGCTCGAGGACGCGGCCCGCGCCGCCCAGGCGCGCGCCAAGTTCGTGGAGTCGCTCCGCTCGACGTACTCCGAGGAACGGGCGAAGAACCTCGCCGTCCGCGGCGTCTCCGTGCGCGAGTGGGCCGAGCTGGCCGGCCACGTGGAGCGAGAGCTCGCGGACGCGGCGGCGGCGGTGCGGAAGGCGGAGGTGGGACGGCGCGAGCTCGCGCGTAGGATCGCGCAGGCCCGCGCGGACCTCGAGAAGGTCCAGGCGAAGCGGGGCCGGACCACCAAGGCGATCTCGGTCGAGGTGGAGGCGGAGCGGGGCGGCGCGCTCGAGCTGGCCGTCTCGTACGCGGTCGCGTCCGCGGGCTGGTCGCCGCTCTGGGACGCGCGGCTCGCGCCGGAGCGCGCGACGATGGAGCTCATCTTCCTCGGGTCCGTCTGGCAGCGCACCGGCGAGGACTGGGCGGACGTGACGCTCGCCGTCTCCACGGCGCAGCCCGGGCGCGGCCTGTACGTGCCGGAGCTGGAGCCGGTCTACCTGACCGAGCAGCGCGGGGTGCGGCATTACGAGGACGCGCGCAAGTCGATGGCGAGCGCCCCGGCCGCGGCGCTGGGAGCGCTGGTGCAGGAGCGCGACGAGGTCGCCGCCGAGGAGCTCCACGACGTGCAGCTCGCGGCCGCCACGGTCGAGCACGGCCTGCTCTCCGCCACGTTCACCGCGCCGCGACGGGAGGCGGTGGACGGGGCCGGGCAGGCGAGGCGGATCGCGCTGCAGCGCTTCCCGCTCAAGGCCGAGCTCGTGCGCGTTGCCGCGCCGCGCCGCGAGGCTGCGACGTTCCTCACCGCCAAGGCGGTGAACGACACGGGCTTCCCGCTCCTGCCCGGCGTCGCCGGGGTGTACGTGGGCGACGAGTTCGTCGGGCGGGCGCCGGTCGCGCTGACGCCGCCGGGCGGCGAGCTCGAGCTCGCGTTCGGCGTGGACGATCGGATCGAGGTGGAGCGCAGGGTGCTCGAGCGGAAGCGCCTGACGGCGGGGCTCGTCTCCAAGGACGACGTGTATCGCTACCGCGTCCGCATCGAGGTGAAGAACCGCTACGCCACCCAGGCCGCGGTGAAGCTCGTCGACCTCGTCCCGGTCAGCCGAGACGAGAAGATCAAGGTGGCCGTGCTCGACGGCACGACGGCCGCGACGAAGGAGGACCCC